In one Nicotiana sylvestris chromosome 8, ASM39365v2, whole genome shotgun sequence genomic region, the following are encoded:
- the LOC104232296 gene encoding protein trichome birefringence-like 42, translating to MSAKTRTSCSCWFSCLNLYFILVFLPLITLSYEHQQLTNCNLFEGSWIFDDSYPLYDSLQCPFIDPGLNCLKNGRNDQDFLKYRWQPTDCDLPRFNGEDLLQKFRGKSFMFVGDSLSNNQWQSLACMLHAAVPNSNYTFDRTRNRSVLSFPEFEFTVTFLKNGFLIDLVVEEAGRVLKLDSLSRSDQWKGVDFLIFNSYHWWIHTGSLQTWDYFQVGDKIYKEMDHMEAYKIALTTWANWIDSNIDPAMTKVFFQGISAVHYHGKDWNEPMVQDCRGQTKPIEGSNYPGDRYPGEAVVKNVLSNMTKSVYLLDITLLTQLRKDGHPSRYANGEIDCSHWCVAGVPDTWNELLYTILLQK from the exons ATGTCTGCTAAAACAAGAACCAGCTGTAGCTGCTGGTTTTCTTGTCTGAACTTATACTTTATTCTTGTATTTCTTCCTCTAATAACATTATCTTATGAACACCAACAATTGACAAACTGTAATTTGTTTGAAGGAAGCTGGATTTTTGACGATTCTTATCCACTTTATGATTCATTACAGTGTCCATTCATAGACCCAGGTCTCAATTGCCTCAAAAATGGCAGAAATGATCAAGATTTCCTCAAGTACAGATGGCAGCCCACAGACTGTGACCTTCCCAG GTTCAATGGCGAAGATCTTCTGCAAAAATTCAGAGGCAAAAGCTTCATGTTTGTGGGTGATTCCTTGAGCAATAATCAATGGCAATCACTAGCATGCATGCTTCACGCTGCAGTTCCGAATTCTAATTACACATTTGATAGAACAAGAAATCGTTCTGTTCTCTCATTCCCG GAGTTCGAGTTCACAGTCACATTCTTGAAAAATGGATTTCTCATTGACCTAGTGGTCGAGGAAGCAGGTCGAGTTCTCAAACTCGACTCTCTCAGCAGGAGCGACCAGTGGAAGGGAGTCGATTTCTTAATCTTCAACAGCTACCATTGGTGGATACATACCGGCAGTTTACAAAC ATGGGACTATTTTCAAGTTGGTGACAAAATCTACAAGGAGATGGACCATATGGAAGCATACAAGATTGCTTTGACTACTTGGGCCAATTGGATTGATTCCAACATTGATCCTGCTATGACCAAAGTGTTTTTCCAAGGAATTTCTGCTGTTCATTATCA TGGCAAGGACTGGAATGAACCAATGGTACAGGACTGCAGAGGACAAACAAAGCCAATAGAGGGGTCAAATTATCCAGGTGACAGATATCCAGGAGAGGCAGTGGTGAAGAATGTACTAAGTAACATGACAAAATCTGTATATTTACTTGATATTACACTGCTTACACAACTACGAAAAGATGGACATCCATCAAGATATGCGAATGGCGAAATCGATTGCAGTCACTGGTGTGTAGCTGGAGTTCCAGATACTTGGAATGAACTATTGTACACAATCTTGCTCCAGAAATAA
- the LOC138874478 gene encoding uncharacterized protein, with product MLTTEYELFRMKDDESIQDMYTRFTSIINELHSLGDVIPRNKLVRKTLSVLRGSWESKVNAITEAKDLQTLTMDEFIGNLKTYEMKRKKDSERREPKKEKNLGDSSSESEREPDTENSFMMAVEIEATKYDSLFALMAQADDDEDDGVNFRDIQRNLKSYSSNKLRSLANVLIDAYYSLVNNKDTLTIELGEAEQSRDDLVVCVVDLNETIANLEKEKEVLNEKITSVKNEKDNLMVVVVDLKETIECLSNGKHTLEGKIATTEQERDDLLVICIDLKETIEGLNREHRNVSLGKGKEVASESYIKLEKKLTIVKSSLCSELKKNQQLQAELEKGIRFQREKTPYNPHNKYVTVPDNWLCTHCGNNGYFKENCQARVQSVQKYKGTVKGSELQ from the exons ATGCTCACCACAGAGTATGAGCTctttaggatgaaggatgatgaatctATACAAGATATGTACaccagattcacctccatcataaatgagcttcattcacttggagatgtcattcccagaaacaagcttgtaaggaaaaccCTAAGTGTTCTACGTggttcttgggaaagtaaggtaaatgccattactgaagctaaagatctacaaactctGACTATGGATGAGTTTATTGGAAATctgaagacatacgagatgaaaagaaagaaagatagtgaaagaagagagcctaagaaggaaaagaatctg GGAGACTCCTCTAGTGAATCCGAAAGGGAACCAGATACAGAAAACAGTTTCATGATGGCAGTGGAAATTGAAGCAACAAAGTATGATTCACTGTTCGCGCTGATGGCTCAggctgatgatgatgaagacgatggggtaaacttcagggatattcagagaaatctgaaatcctactcttctaaTAAGCTAAGGTCGTTGGCGAATGTCCTAATTGATGCTTATTATAGCCTTGTTAATAATAAGGACACCctgaccatagaactaggagaagCCGAACAATCAagagatgatctggtggtctgtgtggtggacctaaatgagaccatagctaatcttgaaaaagaaaaggaagtctTGAATGAAAAGATAACTAGTGTGAAAAATGAGAAAGACAACctgatggtagtagttgttgatctaaaagaaacaatagaatGTCTTAGCAATGGGAAACACACCTTAGAAGGAAAAATTGCAACTACTGAGCAAGAGAGGGATGACCTTTTAGTAATATGCATCGATCTAAAGGAAACTattgagggactcaatagagaacataggaatgtgagtcttgggaaagggaaggaagtagctaGTGAGTCATACATCAAGCTTGAAAAGAAATTAACCATTGTGAAATCCAGTCTGTGCAGTGAACTCAAGAAGAACCAgcaacttcaagctgaattggagaaa ggcatcaggttccaaagggagaaaactccttacaaccctcacaacaAGTATGTCACTGTCCCTGATAACTGGctatgtacccactgtgggaacaatgggtattttaaagaaaattgccaggccaGGGTTCAGTCTGTTCAGAAATACAAG ggaacagtgaaaggaagcgAACTGCAATGA
- the LOC104232297 gene encoding zinc finger BED domain-containing protein RICESLEEPER 1-like, which yields MEIPVETPAKKPKRLTSVVWNHFERVRKADICYAVCVHCKKKLSGSSNSGTTHLRNHLLRCLKRSNYDVSQILAAKRKRKETTVAVVTYEEGQRKEETVNPVTFKFDQEVKKEEATMPINLGSVRFDQERSRLDLARMIMLHGYPLAMVDHVGFKIFVKNLQPLFETLTNSAVELDCMTIYAKEKQKVYEAIHNLHGRITLSADIWTSSENARYLCLTAFYIDEDWKLQKKMLNFVTLDPSHTDDILSEVVIKSLTDWAIDRKLFSMTFDHCTGYDEMIFRIKDWLSQNRPLLKNGELFDVRCAVQLLKSIIFDFMEALRDVIHKVRESIRHVKSSQLALGKFNEIAQQVAISGERPLILDCGQQWSSTYLMLEAALDYRGAFCLLEERDPSYTFALSETEWDHASAIAGYIKLFVEVTNVFTANKCSTANLYFPEICDIHIQLIDWCKNPDNFLSDIALKMKEKFDKYWSKCSSTLAVAAILDPRFKMKLVEYYYPQIYGSDASNQIKEISDAIRELSNEYAMGSSSLDPDTAGTSGSLTNISSGTRDRLRGFDKFLHETSQNHNITSDLEKYLEEPVFPRNYDFSILNWWKVHTPRYPILSMMARDILGVPASTLGPEVAFNNRGKVLDQDRSSLNPAAREALVCGQDWLRTETEETNSPHIYTAVPLSMESK from the exons ATGGAAATTCCAGTTGAGACCCCAGCAAAGAAACCAAAGAGGTTGACATCCGTTGTGTGGAACCATTTTGAAAGAGTTAGAAAGGCAGATATCTGTTATGCTGTTTGTGTACATTGTAAAAAGAAGCTTAGTGGATCGAGTAACAGTGGAACAACTCATCTGAGGAATCATTTGTTGCGGTGTCTAAAAAGATCCAACTATGATGTTTCCCAAATACTTGCagcaaagagaaagagaaaagaaactaCTGTTGCAGTTGTCACTTATGAAGAAGGGCAAAGGAAAGAAGAAACCGTTAACCCTGTGACCTTTAAGTTTGATCAAGAAGTAAAGAAAGAGGAAGCTACCATGCCTATCAACCTTGGTAGTGTTAGATTTGATCAGGAGCGGAGCCGTCTGGATCTTGCCCGTATGATTATGTTACATGGTTATCCTTTAGCCATGGTTGACCATGTTGGATTCAAAATATTTGTCAAGAACTTACAGCCATTATTTGAGACTTTGACTAACAGTGCTGTTGAACTTGACTGTATGACAATTTATGCAAAAGAGAAACAGAAGGTGTATGAGGCGATCCATAACTTGCATGGAAGAATTACTCTCTCTGCTGATATCTGGACTTCATCTGAAAATGCACGGTATCTGTGTTTAACTGCTTTTTACATTGATGAAGACTGGAAACTGCAGAAGAAAATGCTGAATTTCGTAACACTTGATCCTTCTCACACAGATGACATACTTTCAGAAGTTGTTATAAAAAGTTTGACAGACTGGGCCATTGATCGTAAGTTATTTTCTATGACTTTCGATCATTGCACGGGCTATGATGAGATGATTTTTAGAATCAAGGACTGGCTTTCTCAAAACAGGCCTCTGTTAAAGAATGGTGAATTGTTTGACGTGCGTTGTGCAGTGCAGCTACTGAAATCAATCATTTTTGATTTCATGGAAGCACTTCGAGATGTGATCCACAAGGTTCGAGAAAGCATAAGGCATGTTAAGAGTTCACAATTAGCCCTAGGAAAATTCAATGAGATTGCTCAGCAAGTTGCGATTAGTGGTGAAAGGCCTTTGATTCTTGACTGTGGACAGCAGTGGAGTTCAACATACTTGATGCTTGAAGCTGCCTTAGATTATAGAGGAGCCTTCTGTCTACTAGAAGAGCGCGACCCTTCCTACACTTTCGCTTTGTCTGAAACAGAGTGGGATCATGCTAGTGCTATTGCGGGCTATATaaaactttttgttgaagttacTAATGTTTTCACGGCAAATAAATGTTCAACTGCGAATCTATATTTCCCTGAAATATGTGACATTCACATCCAGTTGATTGATTGGTGTAAAAATCCTGATAATTTTCTTAGTGATATAGCGCTGAAGATGAAAGAAAAGTTTGATAAGTATTGGAGTAAGTGCAGTTCGACTTTGGCGGTAGCAGCAATATTGGACCCCAGGTTCAAGATGAAGTTGGTGGAGTATTACTATCCTCAGATTTATGGTTCTGATGCCTCAAATCAGATAAAAGAAATATCTGATGCTATAAGGGAGCTTTCAAATGAGTATGCTATGGGCTCATCTTCGCTTGATCCAGATACAGCTGGTACTTCTGGCAGTTTAACCAATATTTCTAGTGGTACAAGGGACAGACTTAGAGGTTTTGACAAATTTCTCCATGAAACTTCACAAAACCACAACATAACGTCAGATCTTGAGAAATACTTGGAAGAGCCAGTCTTTCCACGCAATTATGATTTCAGCATATTGAATTGGTGGAAAGTTCACACACCAAGGTACCCCATATTATCAATGATGGCACGTGATATCTTGGGAGTTCCTGCATCCACTCTTGGGCCAGAGGTAGCATTCAATAACAGAGGCAAGGTGCTTGACCAAGATCGCAGTTCACTGAATCCAGCTGCTAGAGAAGCCTTGGTTTGTGGTCAGGACTGGTTGCGCACGGAAACTGAAG AAACCAACTCACCTCACATCTATACTGCCGTGCCACTTTCAATGGAATCAAAGTAG